The genomic window CACTGCGGTGGCTTTTTAGCTTATTGTAGGTGAAGTAACCGAcacaaaactaataaaaaagtttttttttaaaatttaaaacatttcaactgaatataaataaagttaactTGACAAGAAGTTtttctcaatgttttttttcctccagaacCTTCGAGGTAGTTGCTTTGCGTTCTTTTTGACAAGTGCaagaagaaagcaaaaaaagacgAAGATTGGGGTTGGGGGGCGGTGGTGGGGGGATAACAGGAGAAAATCATTTGAGTAGCTAAATGAAATTAGCAGCTTTAAAGAGCCCGGGGGCAAAGTGGAGTCCCGTCCCCCGTGGCTACGCTTTAGAGAGGGAGGGGATGGATTCAGCTTGACTGGCTCCTCTCCCTCGTGCCGCACTCCCTCACctctttcttgtttttgctAATATCAAGGTTTATATGAAGGGagggggtgagggagggggtgaaTGAGGGATATAAAGGGGCTTGATGAAGGTGAGGACACGTCGGATCTCTTCTTCACCAAACAACTTTCCTTTTTAACTTCACACTCTGgactaaaagtaaaaatatatatataattcctgaatctctttctgttttatctTCCGATTCATTCCCGCCTCCGTGGTCCTTTCTTTCCTGACACCCCCTCGTCTCCTCCCTCCGGGGGTCAGATATTGGGCCCCAGCTGTCGTTTGGTTCCACGCCCAGGATTGAAGCATGAACCCTGGGGCGTTCTCCGGCTCCGGGCCCCTGTCCTGGGCCGTGTACCTGATGAGGAAGGGCCGGACAGGCAGCGGACTGTTTGGTAACGCTAACTCTTCTTCACACTTCAtagtcatcatcatcttcatcgctgGGCGTTGTCGTTAGAGtttttgtgagtttttattcaccAGAACTAAACATTTCTCCTCATTCCAACAAgtcttttttaattattatttctaaGTATGTTGCgtcataataatgaaaatatttaattctaacGCTCCAACTGATCATTCATGAGGTTCCTGAACACCTCATCTGTTGTGAATGAGAATTTATTCCCTATGGGGAAAATTAAACTTCACCActaaattaaaaacttttcaccccTGTATTATTCTtataatttttgaaaataattattttaaggaTTTCTAAGGACGTTCTCTAAGTGTATTTCTGACTGCAGGAGTTCCAGAGGGGGTTCAGGGGTCACTGGGATTTTTTAGGATTCTACCAGGATTTTCTTTTATCTTATCACCTGAGTATTATAAGGAATTGAGTCAATGCAGGAATAACGGGAACGTCATTTACTTTTTGAtgctaaaaatgtgtttttttacatctgtttcAAGTTTATGTGAAggttaaattattaaatatgcGAGAATCAGAAgtttgaaacagaaataaaacaactcTAGTGTAATGCAGGacttcaaaataagagcttggttatcaatttaataattttatcatCAATGACTACGTGAAGAAATGtgtcaaaatgtcaaatttaggaaaaattgtttttatattaaaatacgCTGTTGTTGGAATTGACCATGAATTTGAAGAATCTCTTTATTCTGCAGCTGATAATGTGAAGTAATGCTGCTATCAATACCTTTGATAGGCGATTGTGGCTGGGTATTGATTATGGATCAGAGGACAATGACAGGCTCACGTTACGAGGGAGTCGGTGGGAAACGCTGGCCGAGCGAAATCCAACTCCTCTCCCTTTTTGTCgtggtttttgtctttctttctccctccattatcgcatgtgtgtatttttattcatctgtgCAGCatcctcattttattttatttgcctgCGACCAAAACTATCATTGTCAAAGAGATTAAGGACAGATTGTGGTAGAAGGGTCAGAATCGCTCTTTATTTAAATTAGACTTCAATCAGAAATTTTAGTAAagaaatcaataattaattttcaCCTAAATCATCATTTTCTGATTTTAAGGTGCTAAGAGTGATTACAGGAATTGCTGACCGACTGAAGTCACTTCCTTTCTATAGCATGTCTGCACACTTGGCATAAGGCCTAAAATGTTCACAGATATAGTTTCAACGTATCCTTCGctgtttgaattatttataaGTGTGGTTCTTTGAGGAATAAATGCCCAGTGTCAGATTTAATGACACTAACTCTGATGAAATTGCAGATTGACAGAAGTGCTTCAGATGCAGGATGAAGTGCAAAACTGTTCCGAATGCATGAAGGGAAGGTTGTTGTACAGTATTGGTCAATGTTCATCTTTCATTTAACTTTTTGTGCAATTTAACAATCTGAGAATTTACACCAAACCGTTTGGATTACCTTTagttaaaaagatttaaaaaggCGCTCGATGAGGAAGTGAAAAATAGATATTTCTCAGGGCAAATCACGTCCCGTCCATCTCTGGCTGAGATGAGAGCGGaggcatttacattttttatcatCCCCCCTTTGGCGACAGAGGATGGGTGTGGAGGCAGACTGGCATTTCCCTAAAATTCATCCGACAACTCAAATGGACCGACTCTGAAAAAAGGACTTCCTGAAAACATCCAGGTGCACAAAACGCTTTTTAACGGATCCTTAAGCCAAAGAATGTAATGGATGCACTCAGATTGCGAGATTCTAATAAGAAATCCTttatgttcattaaaaaaaaattttttttaaaaatcatctgTGCGATTTCTTATCTGGTGTAACAACGGTAAATTAAAATAGAGAGGCTGAGTCACAACAGAATTCATCTGTTTGTtcacaataaatacatcaaaGTGCTGTTTGGGGTAAAATGcatttaacagttttaaaattttcttCAAACTCCAAGTAACCAAAGTATTATTACTGTATAActattattttaattgatttaatttgattataaTCTGGATTTCAGAAAAATGCAGCAAGACGATGCAGCTTTTCAGtcttttatattattaatattgttatatatttataattataatacttCTCCATTCTTATGGATGCAGATATTATAACCTTCACTTAATCAATAATTAAACTTAGTAacttcatcatttaaaaaaaactgtcctgATAACAACCAATACgacatttgacacaattatgTCAAAaattggaattaaaaaaaaagataatcaaattacaaggaaaacatttaatattgtaaaataaagtgaataatCCTATAAAATGCTTTTGGAAATAAGGATGAAGAAATGGGAAAGTacgaaaaaataataaacacatgaatgaatatttgaatTCAGAATTGATttgaacacagacagaacaaatTCTGTCGCAGAAATGTTCATTTCTgtgaatttaaattattattttattacatttttgttaataCTTATTTGACTCCAAATAAAATAGAACATATTTGAACTCGTACTTCTAATCGGACTCTGTTGCTCATAGAGAACAGGATGAAAAGCAGACACCATATAAAACCCGTTTTTTAATAGAGTCTGGAttgaatttgtgtttgtgatccAGCGCTGTGTGATTTAAATCCCCTACTGCCCCCTATCGTCCATATTCGGTAATAACAGCCTTGTTTGAAGACCATCTCAACCAATCACAGTAGAGATCTGGATTATTAGTCTCTTAATTCGcggtgttttttaaaaaaaaatccttttattttaaaggttttttttaaagtgcctttttatttatttattttagttttttctaTTCTTAACACGTCAAACACACGTAAAacttgactgatgatcacatccGACCGGATTCAAACACGTTCGGTCACTTTCTGGCGTTCTTTCGGAGGAATCGCGGCTCCGTTTTCTCCGGGCTCTTTCTCTtctaagccccgcctcctcccgGACGGACACAACGCTGATTGGGCAATCCCCCTTCAGCGCACATCCGCTGCGaccctcctgattggctgagccgCTCCGAGCCACAGATGAGATGTAAATGCAGGATGTGTGCCGGTAAAAGCCTGGCGCTGTCAGCGGGGATGTTCACTCATCGGGAGGGGAGGAGAGCGGGACGCAGCGTGGGGGAGAAAACGAGCGTGGACGATTAAAACCGGGATGAAAAGAGAATAAGAataacaaaacaatacttcctcGTCTACTTCCGCTTTGTTTTACTTGTTTGCTTTTCTCCCACGTTCAACGGAAAACGTGGATTTTTGATCAGCGTGGATTCAGGAGGTGTGAATTCTTCCATCAAAAGTCTCATcgtgactttttttaaaacactccTGACTGTTTGGAATCCGATTTGAAAGAAGTTTTTCAGTCGCGCTTTTACGCACGAAAACTGAAATCCGGCGCGTCTGGACGGGTTCAAGCGGCCGGACTgcgattttatttatttatttatttcttatactAATATTTTAAGGACATTTAAGAAGACGACAACAAATATCGACAAAACGCAGAGAGACATCTGTTCAACAATTCCAAAAGAAATCgggagttttgtttttcacgcATCGGGAAAGCTGTGGGCGAACTGTGGCGCACAGATGGTGTTCCTGTGGGACGCGAAATACGGTAAAAGTTCAATTCCTCCGAAAATTTCCACTGTTTCCGTGATGCTCGTAGGGGGGTCGGACGTGAATCACCTGCATCAGAAACGCAGTTCGTTCCCACGAAGGGGAACCAAAAAATAGTTCCTCTTTCTGATCGATTCTGAATCTGATTCAGAAATGAAAGATGTTAAGTTTATTAAAACTGATTAACAGTAACTTTAGCAGAATTGACAGGCTGTTtggcatcattttaaaaaattgctgaCTTTCAGGTTTCAATATActtaataattatatattatgaGGTTGATTATAAAGTCATTATGAAGACTTATAAAGCATGTAAGATGTGGAGACGTGGGCTTTATGGGAAGAGGAGATTTTAAGATCAAAAAAGAAGcagttggggggaaaaaatcataatttatatatattaaatcattttaatctaccttttttccccccattccCCATTTTGAAATAAGAGAAAATCTTCCAGTGGAGTTACAGCTTCTTGTTAATGGAGGACTTTCCTCCAGATTAACTGACATGTCTGACATGTTGGGCTGAAAACGCCGACCTTTTAGCCGGAGAGTCGACCCGGAGGCCGAAAACCACGATCACCACCCTCCATGTCGGCGTGCCGTGGCGTCTGGTAGCGGTGTGTTTCCGAACTGTAAACCAAACTCCAAACCGCATGTGGCTTCAATTGTGGGTTTGGCCGACTGACAAACCAACAGGAGCCACTGACGCTgctcatttatcagatttcctCTCTCTCATTCAGGTTTTCTCGCCGTATTCGGTTCTCTTGATTATTATTTCCagacttgtgtttttattacgTGTCTGGAAATAGTCTTCCTGGGTTCCACTTATTAAttcaaaggaagagaaaaacccCGTTCGCTGCCGGTCTTTGACTTGGGTGACTACACACTTTGGCATTCCTGACCACGGCGTGTGTCATCGcacgagtgtgtgtctgtgtctgttgtgACAAGCAGCGATTCACTTATccatcaaaacattttgaatcatTGGAGGATAATAAAAAGCAGACTGAAGCTGCAAAACCGGAGTTTCAGCCTCTTGTTTAgtcctaaaaaacaaaatctttgtTCATCTCCTCTGATTTTTGTTGGATCTACGACCAAACGTCTCATCTGGAGATATTTACCCCACCAGAAATGGAAAATTAACCCCACTGGCTGCGTCTTTTCTTCCTCAGACCCTGCCCCGGGCCGGCGGTACACCCCTCCCTCAACCACCCTGGCTTCGGGGGGTAAAATGTCCGAGGCCCTGCCCCTGGGTGCCCAGGAGGCCGGTGGCGGGGCGGCGCTGGTGGGGAAGCTGCGTATGGCGGACCGCGGCATGGTGGAGGTACTGAACATAAAACACCCCCAGATAAAAAAGATTCCTACGTCCTCTGAAGGCGGCGTCACGTGTGTCACGCCCTGATTTCCAGGTGATCTCGGATCATCCGGGCGAGCTGGTGAAGACGGACAGCCCCAACTTCCTGTGCTCCGTCCTGCCCACCCACTGGAGGTGCAACAAGACGCTGCCCATCGCTTTCAAGGTGTGTCCGTCACTCAAATCCTTCCCCCCGCTCCACCCCCAATGAGAGTTCAGGGGTTAAAGGTGAAAACGTGACGCGGAAAACTTCACCATCAACAGGTGAAGCCGCCTGGAGTCACTCCGGAGAACGGCGTATTTAATTTAAAGGAGGTTGgataatttttaaaagaaaattgggaggttttattttgtaaaagatttaattttgttgaattttatcaaacAGGCagttaaaagtaattaaatttaatagtgataataataaaactcGCTTTACTCCAcgtaagaattttttttctactcgctgaatattttataatagatataaatagataaaaatataataatttcatCCATCTATCGTCAGTGTTTCTTCGTGTTTCTACATTTTTGCGATGTGAGTGGACGTAAACGTCTTTCCTGCACTTTGAGACAAAATGCATTTGTGGAAAAGCGGCTTTTAGCCTCAGAACAAACAACTGATTGATTTATCGAGTTTTATGCATTAGCGTTCGCAcatgcttctgtgtgtgtgtgtgtgtgtgtgtgtgtgtgtgtgtgtgtgtgtgtgtgtgtgtggtgcattaTGCATCATTATGGAGTGTCATGAGCGGATGTCACTGCCTATTACTGCAAATGGATGACGGCTATgatgcaatcacacacacataactgcCCAACATCCCCTTGCAATGCACACGGTGTGTGAGcacggtaacacacacacacacacacacacacacacacacacacacacagctgtgggTGCACGCTACGGATGCAGAGagttccagccaatcagattccaCGCAATCGATCCTGTCATTGGTGGATTATTGGAGCATCAGCATGTGGACGTTTGGAGTCGCCTTCAAGGCCAGCAGGGACCAAAATCAGATCGTTCCCTGGAAAACAATGCGTTGGGCTTAAACAGGACGTTTAGGGGGGGTTTCAccgctggggggtgggggtggggggggtcatcagGGGTCAGCTAAGCTCAGGGTTAAACCAGCAGTTGTGTCTTATCTGCTGGGTCGGCGTGACGGACGTTAAAATGGAAATGGGCTccgacggaggaggaggagccaacaATGGGGAACGTCTGAGTCGACCAATCAGGATGGAGTGTTTAAATAGGAACTGTAATTGCAAAACCCTTCAATGTGATCTTTCTTGTCCTTATTTTATCCTTTCAAATGACAGAAACGGGTTCCCTAACATCCCAAACTCTCCTcccgtgatgtcatcacaggtgGTCGCCCTCGGCGACATCCCCGACGGCACCCTGGTGACGGTGATGGCGGGTAACGACGAGAACTACTCAGCTGAGCTGCGCAACGCCACGGCCGCCGTCAAGAACCAGGTGGCCCGCTTCAATGACCTGCGCTTCGTGGGCCGCAGCGGACGAGGTagaaacagagaggaaatatagaatataaaatacaaaatataaaaaataaaatataaaatttaagctataaaatataaaatacaaaatataaaaaatacaatataaaacataaaaataaaaaatataaaatataaaaaataaaatataaaatttaatttttaaatataaaatacaaaatataaaagaataGGTGAGAAATTCTAAATTGTCTTGCTAGAAACTGAAATCCGCCGTCGCACAGCATCATGGGGGAAGTCCGCGTGAAGAGAAACAGCATTGACACAACTTCCTCGTGTGCCCCCCCTCCTTTTAACGGACACACTGGACCTCTGTTATTCTAAATCAGTCGCAGGCAAATGTCCCAACTTATCTATTTAAAACAGCCGACCTGTGTACACAAGCTGCGCTAACGCTCGCacgtttcacacacacacacacacacgcgcgcgcgttAGAAAGACGCTGGGCGTCCCACGGCGGAGTGGAAATATGGAAATCAGACTCCACGCCTCCCCCCCCATCCTGGTGGGTCAAACGTGAGGGCGCTGATGATTCTTGGGTGCTATAATTCAAATGACGAGTTCGTTTTCATGCAAATTTAACAACAAGTTGGCGCTGTTAGCGTCAGGCTAGCGTCATGCTAGCAGGAGGGGGGGATTTTAGGCGCCAAAAGCAGTGcccatgttagcttagcatgttagcaacACGTCCTGTTGGGGACTATTTCCTGCGGCCTATTAAATACAtgtgggtgatttttttttgggactATTTGTTGACTTTGCTAGATTAAAACGTGTTACCGTGACGATGTAGTGCTTTGCGTGATGCCACACGGCGAGCGGCGGCTGCGCATGAAGCAGGTTTAGTGTGTTTCCTCATCCgcctctgcgtgtgtgtgtgtgtgtgtggggcggggGGGATTTCTGAGCATCAGAGTTCTCAGAATTAGTCATcggttgtgtttttgcagaagCGCTCGGTTACGACATTCTGACGCTCCCACGATGAGAAACGATTATTCTCATGCAGAAAAGTCAAATTTATCATTTCATGCTGAggttaatgcttttattttatttttttaaatttaaggctAAAACTGAAGGAATTATTTAACCCCTCGTCCGTCCTGCAGCTCGTCTGCAGCTTTAATCTAAGAGGAAATTCTAATTCTAACGCTACAAATGTGCAATCATCCCTCCTTCAGTTCCTCTTTTAAACAggagcatctttttttttctttcacaataTCTGCCTGtgagcgaacacacacacacacacacacacacacacatgacgaGCCGCCGCCTTGTTGTTCctggcacgcacacacacgtcgcTTTGTGAAACACGTTGTAAATAAGAGATTCCCTCTGATGGGCTCAGTGAAAGAAATCCTGGACCCGGCAGGCCCCGACACGACACACATGGCCTcacctcgtgtgtgtgtgtgtgtgtgtgtgtgtgtgtgtgtgtgtgtgtgtgtgtgtgtgtgtgtgtgtgtgtgtgtgtgtgtgtgtgtgtgtgtgtgtgtgtgtgtgtgtgtgtgtaaaatgccACCGGATGGCTGATAGACACAACACCCACAAAGACCTCAGCTGTTCTCTCCCcccgtctgtctctctctatcagCCCAAATCTCTCACTGTAAACTCTCTCTGTAAACAAACGCACAACAAGTGTCTCCGAGGGACACACGACattttcttcacacacacacgtgtgtgtgtgtgtgtgtgtgtgtgtgtgtgtgtgcgtgtgtgtgtgtgtgttttcctaggacagagcagaggacactTTTTTAGGCGCCCCCTAGTGGTCGCCGCTGCTGTGTCTGCGTGGCATCTGCCTGTCTGCATGTGGAAACTTTACCCCCAGTGACAACAGcggtggtctgtgtgtgtgtgtgtgtgtgtgtgcagcccgCATAGTGTTGAGTGATGCCTACTTCCAAAGCTGAGGGCTggaagggacacacacacacacacacacacgtattttCTCTCAGATACATTAATCTTATTACATTCTCTTCTCATTATGATGTCAGATTAAACgctggcctctgattggctgacaccTCGACACTTTTATTGTCTTGTCTCCCTCACGTAACCACAGCGACGAGTCGATGGAATGCGCATTTGTTTTAAAGTTGCGCCGTTAATGAACTGTTCGGTGACACGTGTTAGCATGGCAGCGTTTAGccgtgctaacatgctaacatgctaaaagGCGCCCCTGCGGTTCATGTCTATTGGTCCTGTGACATAGAACACATCCAGAGTCAAACAGGCGGGggctttttttcccttcatctcACTCTGTCGGCCCTCGTGGTTTCCTCccgtctggaggggggggggggtcgacttATACGACTTAATGCGTTGAGCAGAACGAGGGGATATTTGAGGAGAGCAGGCGGGGGGGAAGATCCAAATATTATTGAAGCCCTTATTTTCCTCTCATCCATcctctttccttttctcctttcctttcctctcctttcctttcctagGGAAGAGTTTCACCCTGACCATCACCGTGTTCACCAACCCCCCCCAGGTGGCCACGTATCAGCGAGCCATAAAAATCACGGTGGACGGTCCCAGAGAGCCTCGACGTGAGTTTCATCCCACTCTGAAAAGTTCTactcctacaaaataaaagcacgagAACGATTCTGATGGCGCTCCCTCACAAACGGGaactttcacttcctgtttttggacAATCGGTCCTTCGTCGGAGGAAGACGCCGCTCAGCTGTGAACAACCATCACTCGTCTCCGAgtcgcccacacacacacacacacacacacacacacacacacatgcatgcttgCCCCCGTTGGGAGGAAGCGTTTGTAACCGGAGACCAACGTCGGCGCTTTGAAGCACCGCTGACGCCACAGATGGCGTTTACAGGGCGTGACTGCAAAAGTAATCCCTGGAttatgtaatcagattacagatGTGTGATCTGCTGACACAGCACTCTGTCTCTCAGGTCACCGTCAGAAGATGGACGAGGTCAAACCCGGCACCCTGGCGTTCTCCGAGCGGCTGACGGAGCTGGAGCATCTGAGGCGGAGCTCCATGAGGGTGACGccccctcatcatcatcatcatcatcatcatcaccagccGGCCGCCGGCGCCCGCCAATCCGCCGCGCTCAACTCCGCCCCCTTCTCCAGCCAGACGCACAGTCAGATGGCTTCCGGTAAGGGTCGGCATCGGTCACCATGGAGACAGGGCAAAGGTCAGCCAGGCTAGCTCTATAAGGATAATGTTAGCTCCTGATGCTAGCGCTaaagctctgtgtgtgtttgtgtgtgtgtgtgtgtgtgtgtgtgtgtgtgtgtgtgtatcttgcATCAAACCATCGTTCCTCTTTGTGGTTTTGGCGCCGTCCATTGCGgtgtgtgcacacgtgtgtgcgtgtgagtgtgtgtaactgtgtgtgtgtgtgtgttgtggttgcCGTGGATACCGTGCATTCGCCACAAGAAGACGGTATCAGTTCCTCATCCGCCTCCAGCTGTGGTGACACAAATGCACGTTTGTGGAGGCAGTGGGGGCGGGGATGCAGGTTGTGACCCGAATAGGAAATGAAagtcagctgacaggaagtgcgCCAACGTGAAAAATAAAGCGCATTTACTCTCACAATACGAATCAACACTCAGTACTACAGGTCCTCATTTTCTTGTGGATGACGAAAATTATTGCAAATATCCAATCTCGTTTCCGTGGCAACAGGCCGTCTTGTCCgtctcttattttgaaaggaagAGGCCGTCATGTTCTCTCCTCTAAAATTGAAAGCAGCGACAGGAAGCCGCTCTGAACTTGTGCTGCGTTTTCGGCCATCCGTTACCGTGGCAACGCCGTTTTCGGGGCTTCAGAAGACGCCGCCCGCTGAACATGTGAACATCGCCGCCCAACTTTGTGCTTTTcttctgcaaacacaaaatgttttctgcttgtttaagcagctaaaaaaaaaattaaattaaattaaagaaaatcaacttttgttttttcaaaatttttcatgttttggatTAAAAACGACAAATCCGAGTCCCGGCGTTCCCTCGCCGACATCTCAGGCTCCGGCcccacatggggggggggggcttggcATGGAGCCCAGgcttcatcaccaccacccacacacacacacacacacacacacacacacacacacacacgtcagtgcTCTTGGCTCGACTTGAAAAGCCTTCATTGACGTCTTGGCTGCTGTGGACAATTTGCCTCCTCgtctgtctgcacacacactcacaccgacacacactctTGTCTGCAAGTCTGTGGGTGATCGCTGCCATTTATTacactggtggggggggggctggggtgaatgaaagaacacacacactcagttaATTGCTTCCTCTCTTCCATTcgctttctttcttctttcttccgTCTCCAGACGTTTATTCAAACTAAACTTTATTCAGAATGATCAgacggtcacatgaccgccGTGAATCAATAGAATTAgttgtgatcatgtgacttgagccccccctcctctcactctctttcaGATTCCAGACAGATGCAGTCATCTCCATCCTGGTCCTACGACCAATCATATCCCTACCTCGGCCAGATAACCACGCCCACCGTCCACACGGCCAATCCCCTTTCGCCTAGTCGCTCATCGCTTGGCGACCTGTCATCACGActcacaggtaacacacacacacacacacacgtgtgtgtgcacagtgAAATCAGCAGGTAGTCACCTCTGACCTTTGCCCTCTGTCAGGTCCCGACCTCACGGCCTTCAGTGACCCCAGGATGACCTTGGAGCGACCTTtcacctccctcccctccttATCCGAGTCCCGCTTCTCCGACCCCCGTGTCCACTACCCCCCCACGGCGGCCGCCTTCACCTACGCCCCGTCTCACAACTCCGTCTCTAATGGCGCCCTTGGCATCACCATGGCGACCGCCATGGCAACCACTCCAGCAGGAAGGTACCACACCTATCTGCCCCCTCCCTACCCGGCGAACACCCCCCACCAGGCTCAGAATGGCCCGTTCCAGTCCACCTCCTCGCCGTATCACCTGTACTACTCCACCGCCGCCGGCTCCTACCAGTTCTCCATGATGgcaggggggggaggagggggcggcGGCGACTCGCGCTCGCCGCCGAGGATCCTGCCGCCGTGCACCAACGCCTCCACCGGCTCCGCCCTCCTGCACCCGTCGCTGCCCAATCAGAATGAAGGTGTGGGCGTGGAGGTGGAGTCCAGCCATAGCAGCTCTCCGACGAACATGGGGGCCGCCGAAGCCGTCTGGAGGCCTTACTGAACCTTCTGGGGGGGGTCAAGATGAAATGATGTACGGAGATCACATTCAGGAATCCGATCTTGGAATTTCTCCGAAATCATTGGTTTATAATAAAAGTAAACGAATAAACATCACCTGACAGAAGCAGGACAAAGCCCTCACTTAAAACTGCCAATGAAAAACAAGCTGAGGGACTGACAGCCAATAGGCAACAGTGGGCGGGCctctggaaacaggaagtagcactGGACTGATCTGAATTCAGTTCCTTTGTAAAATAATGAATGTTgaatctctctgtctgtctgtaaacaCGTTCTTAATCCTCCTGAGGCAAACTGggacgacctttgacccccgaGGACTCCGTAGCGACCCCTCGCCCGTCAGCAAAGAGACATTTTGATAatgtagatttatttattcctaCAACACCAATTTCTGGTTGCATTTCTGCAGACTCGGTTGTAAATGTCACTTCTTCTTCccctcgcacacacacacacacgcgcacacacacacacacacacacacacacacacacacacacacacacacacacacacagacgacaggTTTGTTCCAACACCGTTGATTGCATACCTTTGATTTTAATTGATATAAAtcttgtggaaaaagaaaaagtgactgTCTTTGTATGAATTTCTCTCCACCCCCCATGTGCACGCGCACGCATTTCATCCGCTGCTATTCCTGAACATGGAGGAATTTCTCCAGGCAAACAGACGAGCCCCGGCTTGCCTCCGCTGCCAgtttacacacatgcacagaggTTGCTAAATAAAGGTGAAACGGCTGAAGCCAGACAGCGAGTACACAGTGTTAAAAGCTGATCTACTGCAGGCAAAGGTTGAAGGGGCGGGGGTAGGAGGGCACAGGGTTCGTCCACACATCCAGGAACT from Antennarius striatus isolate MH-2024 chromosome 24, ASM4005453v1, whole genome shotgun sequence includes these protein-coding regions:
- the runx1 gene encoding runt-related transcription factor 1 isoform X3 codes for the protein MNPGAFSGSGPLSWAVYLMRKGRTGSGLFDPAPGRRYTPPSTTLASGGKMSEALPLGAQEAGGGAALVGKLRMADRGMVEVISDHPGELVKTDSPNFLCSVLPTHWRCNKTLPIAFKVVALGDIPDGTLVTVMAGNDENYSAELRNATAAVKNQVARFNDLRFVGRSGRGKSFTLTITVFTNPPQVATYQRAIKITVDGPREPRRHRQKMDEVKPGTLAFSERLTELEHLRRSSMRVTPPHHHHHHHHHQPAAGARQSAALNSAPFSSQTHSQMASDSRQMQSSPSWSYDQSYPYLGQITTPTVHTANPLSPSRSSLGDLSSRLTGPDLTAFSDPRMTLERPFTSLPSLSESRFSDPRVHYPPTAAAFTYAPSHNSVSNGALGITMATAMATTPAGRYHTYLPPPYPANTPHQAQNGPFQSTSSPYHLYYSTAAGSYQFSMMAGGGGGGGGDSRSPPRILPPCTNASTGSALLHPSLPNQNEGVGVEVESSHSSSPTNMGAAEAVWRPY
- the runx1 gene encoding runt-related transcription factor 1 isoform X1; its protein translation is MNPGAFSGSGPLSWAVYLMRKGRTGSGLFDPAPGRRYTPPSTTLASGGKMSEALPLGAQEAGGGAALVGKLRMADRGMVEVISDHPGELVKTDSPNFLCSVLPTHWRCNKTLPIAFKVVALGDIPDGTLVTVMAGNDENYSAELRNATAAVKNQVARFNDLRFVGRSGRGKSFTLTITVFTNPPQVATYQRAIKITVDGPREPRRHRQKMDEVKPGTLAFSERLTELEHLRRSSMRVTPPHHHHHHHHHQPAAGARQSAALNSAPFSSQTHSQMASGKGRHRSPWRQGKDSRQMQSSPSWSYDQSYPYLGQITTPTVHTANPLSPSRSSLGDLSSRLTGPDLTAFSDPRMTLERPFTSLPSLSESRFSDPRVHYPPTAAAFTYAPSHNSVSNGALGITMATAMATTPAGRYHTYLPPPYPANTPHQAQNGPFQSTSSPYHLYYSTAAGSYQFSMMAGGGGGGGGDSRSPPRILPPCTNASTGSALLHPSLPNQNEGVGVEVESSHSSSPTNMGAAEAVWRPY
- the runx1 gene encoding runt-related transcription factor 1 isoform X5 — its product is MVFLWDAKYDPAPGRRYTPPSTTLASGGKMSEALPLGAQEAGGGAALVGKLRMADRGMVEVISDHPGELVKTDSPNFLCSVLPTHWRCNKTLPIAFKVVALGDIPDGTLVTVMAGNDENYSAELRNATAAVKNQVARFNDLRFVGRSGRGKSFTLTITVFTNPPQVATYQRAIKITVDGPREPRRHRQKMDEVKPGTLAFSERLTELEHLRRSSMRVTPPHHHHHHHHHQPAAGARQSAALNSAPFSSQTHSQMASDSRQMQSSPSWSYDQSYPYLGQITTPTVHTANPLSPSRSSLGDLSSRLTGPDLTAFSDPRMTLERPFTSLPSLSESRFSDPRVHYPPTAAAFTYAPSHNSVSNGALGITMATAMATTPAGRYHTYLPPPYPANTPHQAQNGPFQSTSSPYHLYYSTAAGSYQFSMMAGGGGGGGGDSRSPPRILPPCTNASTGSALLHPSLPNQNEGVGVEVESSHSSSPTNMGAAEAVWRPY